The proteins below are encoded in one region of Silene latifolia isolate original U9 population chromosome 2, ASM4854445v1, whole genome shotgun sequence:
- the LOC141643278 gene encoding putative rhamnogalacturonate lyase B isoform X1 — protein MKLEFHQFIRQLFVVVIIITLHLHLSLLASSSPINLKTAQAVNLDVRENEVVIDNGILQLTIANPEGYLTGVCYAGVDNLLETRNPGSNRGYWDVVWDTADGHNGSTDWILGSVFKVIVQNEDQVEVSFTNKWDSTAWNTSDTNWRLPVNVDRRYIMLRGSSGFYAYAMLEREQGYPASNIYQIRTVYKLDQDRFHYMAISDERQRMMPMPQDRVSGLPLAYKEAVLLTDPVDPDLRGEVDDKYQYSCEDKDNRVHGWISFEPQIGFWVITPSNEFRSAGPVKQDLTSHVGPISLAMFHSAHYAGADVTMKFQQGEPWKKVFGPYYVYLNSVSADTDIQSLWDDAKHQMAQEVRSWPYEFPSSVNFPKSVQRGFVFGRLLVHDRYRWKTLRSASSASIGLAVPGDAGSWQTETKGYQFWSQADRNGRFVIKGIHEGVYNLFAWVPGVIGDYVYVENITITPGSAIDLGDLVYEPLRNGPTLWQIGFPDRTALEFYVPAPSRLFVNKLYTDNDVNKFRQYGLWERYADLYPDEDLIYTVGVSDYHRDWFFAHVTRKVDNDTYKPTTWQIIFHLNDLLLSTNYTLRIALASASRSEVQVRFNDPELSEPHFSTMLIGTDNAIARHGIHGLYRLYNIDVPSEWLTVGNNTIYLKQSRHIGPFEGVMYDYIRLEGPPRRR, from the exons GAAAACTGCGCAAGCCGTCAACTTAGACGTAAGGGAGAATGAA GTGGTGATAGACAATGGAATTCTCCAACTCACAATTGCAAATCCAGAGGGCTATCTCACCGGTGTTTGTTACGCTGGAGTTGACAATTTACTCGAAACTCGTAATCCAGGATCAAACAGAGG GTACTGGGATGTAGTCTGGGACACCGCAGATGGTCATAATGGTTCGACTGACTG GATTCTAGGATCAGTCTTCAAAGTCATAGTTCAAAATGAGGATCAAGTGGAGGTCTCGTTCACGAACAAATGGGATTCAACTGCATGGAATACATCAGATACAAACTGGAGGCTTCCTGTCAATGTCGATCGTAG GTATATTATGCTTCGTGGATCCTCTGGATTCTACGCCTATGCAATGTTAGAGCGCGAACAAGGATATCCTGCATCAAATATCTACCAAATCAGAACTGTTTATAAGCTTGATCAAGACAG GTTTCACTACATGGCTATTTCGGATGAGAGGCAGAGGATGATGCCTATGCCACAAGATCGGGTGTCTGGTCTACCTCTTGCTTATAAAGAGGCTGTCCTCCTCACCGACCCAGTTGATCCTGATCTCAGAGGAGAGGTAG ATGACAAATATCAGTACTCATGCGAGGATAAGGACAATAGAGTGCATGGATGGATATCGTTCGAACCACAAATAGGATTCTGGGTTATAACACCAAGCAACGAGTTCCGTTCTGCTGGACCTGTCAAGCAAGATCTCACATCCCATGTTGGCCCAATCTCATTAGCT ATGTTCCACAGTGCTCACTATGCCGGTGCAGATGTCACCATGAAATTTCAACAGGGCGAGCCATGGAAAAAGGTGTTTGGACCCTACTATGTTTACCTAAATTCAGTTTCTGCGGACACGGATATTCAAAGCCTCTGGGACGATGCTAAACATCAG ATGGCACAAGAAGTTAGAAGCTGGCCTTATGAATTCCCTTCATCAGTTAATTTCCCCAAGTCCGTTCAGCGTGGATTTGTTTTTGGCCGGCTACTGGTGCATGATAG ATACCGGTGGAAAACACTAAGGTCTGCTAGTTCTGCTTCAATTGGATTGGCAGTACCAGGTGATGCAGGATCCTGGCAAACTGAAACTAAG GGATATCAATTCTGGAGTCAAGCAGACCGTAATGGACGTTTCGTGATTAAAGGGATACATGAAGGTGTTTATAACTTGTTTGCTTGGGTTCCCGGTGTCATTGGTGATTACGTCTACGTTGAAAACATCACAATCACTCCAG GCTCTGCAATCGACTTGGGTGATCTTGTATATGAGCCTCTTAGAAATGGGCCAACATTGTGGCAAATAGGTTTTCCTGACCGCACCGCTCTAGAATTCTATGTACCTGCGCCAAGTAGGTTGTTTGTCAACAAACTCTACACAGACAATGATGTGAACAA ATTTAGACAATATGGTCTCTGGGAAAGGTATGCTGACCTTTATCCTGACGAAGATCTTATATACACCGTCGGTGTAAGTGACTATCACAGAGACTGGTTTTTCGCTCACGTTACCAG GAAGGTGGACAATGATACTTACAAACCCACCACATGGCAGATAATATTTCACCTTAACGACCTATTACTGTCCACAAACTATACATTGCGAATCGCCTTGGCATCTGCTTCGAGGTCTGAAGTGCAA GTGCGATTCAACGATCCAGAGTTGAGCGAACCCCATTTTAGTACAATGTTAATAGGTACAGATAATGCAATTGCAAGACATGGCATTCATGGGTTATACAGGCTGTACAATATTGACGTTCCGAGTGAATGGCTTACTGTTGGAAACAACACCATATATCTCAAGCAAAG
- the LOC141643278 gene encoding putative rhamnogalacturonate lyase B isoform X2 produces the protein MKLEFHQFIRQLFVVVIIITLHLHLSLLASSSPINLKTAQAVNLDVRENEVVIDNGILQLTIANPEGYLTGVCYAGVDNLLETRNPGSNRGYWDVVWDTADGHNGSTDWILGSVFKVIVQNEDQVEVSFTNKWDSTAWNTSDTNWRLPVNVDRRYIMLRGSSGFYAYAMLEREQGYPASNIYQIRTVYKLDQDRFHYMAISDERQRMMPMPQDRVSGLPLAYKEAVLLTDPVDPDLRGEVDDKYQYSCEDKDNRVHGWISFEPQIGFWVITPSNEFRSAGPVKQDLTSHVGPISLAMFHSAHYAGADVTMKFQQGEPWKKVFGPYYVYLNSVSADTDIQSLWDDAKHQMAQEVRSWPYEFPSSVNFPKSVQRGFVFGRLLVHDRYRWKTLRSASSASIGLAVPGDAGSWQTETKGYQFWSQADRNGRFVIKGIHEGVYNLFAWVPGVIGDYVYVENITITPGSAIDLGDLVYEPLRNGPTLWQIGFPDRTALEFYVPAPSRLFVNKLYTDNDVNKFRQYGLWERYADLYPDEDLIYTVGVSDYHRDWFFAHVTRKVDNDTYKPTTWQIIFHLNDLLLSTNYTLRIALASASRSEVQVRFNDPELSEPHFSTMLIGTDNAIARHGIHGLYRLYNIDVPSEWLTVGNNTIYLKQSRHIGPFEGVMYDYIRLEGPPRRR, from the exons GAAAACTGCGCAAGCCGTCAACTTAGACGTAAGGGAGAATGAA GTGGTGATAGACAATGGAATTCTCCAACTCACAATTGCAAATCCAGAGGGCTATCTCACCGGTGTTTGTTACGCTGGAGTTGACAATTTACTCGAAACTCGTAATCCAGGATCAAACAGAGG GTACTGGGATGTAGTCTGGGACACCGCAGATGGTCATAATGGTTCGACTGACTG GATTCTAGGATCAGTCTTCAAAGTCATAGTTCAAAATGAGGATCAAGTGGAGGTCTCGTTCACGAACAAATGGGATTCAACTGCATGGAATACATCAGATACAAACTGGAGGCTTCCTGTCAATGTCGATCGTAG GTATATTATGCTTCGTGGATCCTCTGGATTCTACGCCTATGCAATGTTAGAGCGCGAACAAGGATATCCTGCATCAAATATCTACCAAATCAGAACTGTTTATAAGCTTGATCAAGACAG GTTTCACTACATGGCTATTTCGGATGAGAGGCAGAGGATGATGCCTATGCCACAAGATCGGGTGTCTGGTCTACCTCTTGCTTATAAAGAGGCTGTCCTCCTCACCGACCCAGTTGATCCTGATCTCAGAGGAGAG GTAGATGACAAATATCAGTACTCATGCGAGGATAAGGACAATAGAGTGCATGGATGGATATCGTTCGAACCACAAATAGGATTCTGGGTTATAACACCAAGCAACGAGTTCCGTTCTGCTGGACCTGTCAAGCAAGATCTCACATCCCATGTTGGCCCAATCTCATTAGCT ATGTTCCACAGTGCTCACTATGCCGGTGCAGATGTCACCATGAAATTTCAACAGGGCGAGCCATGGAAAAAGGTGTTTGGACCCTACTATGTTTACCTAAATTCAGTTTCTGCGGACACGGATATTCAAAGCCTCTGGGACGATGCTAAACATCAG ATGGCACAAGAAGTTAGAAGCTGGCCTTATGAATTCCCTTCATCAGTTAATTTCCCCAAGTCCGTTCAGCGTGGATTTGTTTTTGGCCGGCTACTGGTGCATGATAG ATACCGGTGGAAAACACTAAGGTCTGCTAGTTCTGCTTCAATTGGATTGGCAGTACCAGGTGATGCAGGATCCTGGCAAACTGAAACTAAG GGATATCAATTCTGGAGTCAAGCAGACCGTAATGGACGTTTCGTGATTAAAGGGATACATGAAGGTGTTTATAACTTGTTTGCTTGGGTTCCCGGTGTCATTGGTGATTACGTCTACGTTGAAAACATCACAATCACTCCAG GCTCTGCAATCGACTTGGGTGATCTTGTATATGAGCCTCTTAGAAATGGGCCAACATTGTGGCAAATAGGTTTTCCTGACCGCACCGCTCTAGAATTCTATGTACCTGCGCCAAGTAGGTTGTTTGTCAACAAACTCTACACAGACAATGATGTGAACAA ATTTAGACAATATGGTCTCTGGGAAAGGTATGCTGACCTTTATCCTGACGAAGATCTTATATACACCGTCGGTGTAAGTGACTATCACAGAGACTGGTTTTTCGCTCACGTTACCAG GAAGGTGGACAATGATACTTACAAACCCACCACATGGCAGATAATATTTCACCTTAACGACCTATTACTGTCCACAAACTATACATTGCGAATCGCCTTGGCATCTGCTTCGAGGTCTGAAGTGCAA GTGCGATTCAACGATCCAGAGTTGAGCGAACCCCATTTTAGTACAATGTTAATAGGTACAGATAATGCAATTGCAAGACATGGCATTCATGGGTTATACAGGCTGTACAATATTGACGTTCCGAGTGAATGGCTTACTGTTGGAAACAACACCATATATCTCAAGCAAAG